The following proteins are co-located in the Vicugna pacos chromosome 3, VicPac4, whole genome shotgun sequence genome:
- the PRKAA1 gene encoding 5'-AMP-activated protein kinase catalytic subunit alpha-1 isoform X2: MRRLSSWRKMATAEKQKHDGRVKIGHYILGDTLGVGTFGKVKVGKHELTGHKVAVKILNRQKIRSLDVVGKIRREIQNLKLFRHPHIIKLYQVISTPSDIFMVMEYVSGGELFDYICKNGRLDEKESRRLFQQILSGVDYCHRHMVVHRDLKPENVLLDAHMNAKIADFGLSNMMSDGEFLRTSCGSPNYAAPEVISGRLYAGPEVDIWSSGVILYALLCGTLPFDDDHVPTLFKKICDGIFYTPQYLNPSVISLLKHMLQVDPMKRATIKDIREHEWFKQDLPKYLFPEDPSYSSTMIDDEALKEVCEKFECSEEEVLSCLYNRNHQDPLAVAYHLIIDNRRIMNEAKDFYLATSPPDSFLDDHHLTRPHPERVPFLVAETPRARHTLDELNPQKSKHQGVRKAKWHLGIRSQSRPNDIMAEVCRAIKQLDYEWKVVNPYYLRVRRKNPVTSTYSKMSLQLYQVDSRTYLLDFRSIDDEITEAKSGTATPQRSGSVSNYRACQRNDSDAEAQGKSSEASLTSSVTSLDSSPVDLTPRPGSHTIEFFEMCANLIKILAQ, translated from the exons ATGCGCAGACTCAGTTCCTGGAGAAAGATGGCGACAGCCGAGAAGCAGAAACACGACGGGCGGGTGAAGATCGGCCACTACATCCTGGGGGACACGCTGGGGGTCGGGACCTTCGGGAAAGTGAAGG TTGGCAAACATGAATTGACTGGGCATAAAGTTGCTGTGAAGATACTCAATCGACAGAAGATTCGAAGCCTTGACGTAGTAGGAAAAATCCGCAGAGAGATTCAGAACCTCAAGCTTTTCAGGCATCCTCATATAATTAAACT GTACCAGGTCATCAGTACACCATCTGATATTTTCATGGTGATGGAATATGTCTCAGGAGGAGAGCTATTTGATTATATCTGTAAAAATGGAAGG CTGGATGAAAAAGAAAGTCGACGTCTGTTCCAACAAATCCTTTCTGGTGTGGATTACTGTCACAGGCACATGGTGGTGCACAGAGATTTGAAACCTGAAAATGTCCTGCTTGATGCACACATGAATGCAAAGATAGCTGATTTTG GTCTTTCAAACATGATGTCAGATGGTGAATTTTTAAGAACAAGTTGTGGCTCACCCAACTATGCGGCACCGGAAGTAATTTCAGGAAG ACTGTATGCTGGCCCAGAGGTAGATATATGGAGTAGTGGCGTTATTCTCTATGCTTTACTGTGTGGAACCCTTCCATTTGATGATGATCATGTGCCAACTCTTTTTAAGAAGATATGTGATGGGATCTTTTATACCCCTCAGTATTTAAATCCTTCCGTGATTAGCCTTTTGAAACATATGCTGCAGGTGGATCCCATGAAGAGAGCCACAATCAAAGATATCAG GGAACATGAATGGTTTAAACAGGACCTTCCAAAATATCTCTTTCCTGAGGATCCATCATATAGTTCAACCATGATTGATGATGAAGCCTTAAAAGAAGTGTGTGAAAAATTCGAATGCTCAGAAGAGGAGGTTCTCAGCTGCCTTTATAACAGAAATCACCAGGACCCTTTGGCAGTCGCCTACCACCTCATAATAGATAACAGAAGAATAATGAATGAGGCCAAAGATTTTTACTTGGCAACAAGCCCGCCTGATTCTTTTCTGGATGATCACCATTTGACTCGGCCCCACCCTGAAAGAGTACCATTCCTGGTTGCTGAAACACCAAGGGCACGCCATACACTTGATGAATTAAATCCACAGAAATCCAAACACCAAGGTGTAAGGAAAGCAAAATGGCATTTGGGAATTAGAAGTCAAAGTCGACCGAATGATATTATGGCAGAAGTTTGTAGAGCAATTAAACAGCTGGATTATGAATGGAAG GTTGTAAACCCGTATTATTTGCGTGTTCGAAGGAAGAATCCCGTGACAAGTACATACTCCAAAATGAGCCTACAGTTATACCAAGTGGATAGTAGAACATACTTACTGGATTTCCGTAGTATTGACG ATGAAATTACTGAAGCCAAATCAGGGACTGCTACGCCACAGAGATCGGGCTCAGTTAGCAACTATCgagcttgccaaaggaatgactCAGATGCTGAGGCTCAAGGAAAATCCTCAGAAGCTTCTCTTACCTCATCTGTCACCTCACTTGACTCTTCTCCTGTTGACTTAACTCCAAGACCTGGAAGTCACACAATAGAATTTTTTGAGATGTGTGCGAATCTAATTAAAATTCTTGCACAGTAA
- the PRKAA1 gene encoding 5'-AMP-activated protein kinase catalytic subunit alpha-1 isoform X1 — translation MRRLSSWRKMATAEKQKHDGRVKIGHYILGDTLGVGTFGKVKVGKHELTGHKVAVKILNRQKIRSLDVVGKIRREIQNLKLFRHPHIIKLYQVISTPSDIFMVMEYVSGGELFDYICKNGRKSDVPGIVRTGSMKELDEKESRRLFQQILSGVDYCHRHMVVHRDLKPENVLLDAHMNAKIADFGLSNMMSDGEFLRTSCGSPNYAAPEVISGRLYAGPEVDIWSSGVILYALLCGTLPFDDDHVPTLFKKICDGIFYTPQYLNPSVISLLKHMLQVDPMKRATIKDIREHEWFKQDLPKYLFPEDPSYSSTMIDDEALKEVCEKFECSEEEVLSCLYNRNHQDPLAVAYHLIIDNRRIMNEAKDFYLATSPPDSFLDDHHLTRPHPERVPFLVAETPRARHTLDELNPQKSKHQGVRKAKWHLGIRSQSRPNDIMAEVCRAIKQLDYEWKVVNPYYLRVRRKNPVTSTYSKMSLQLYQVDSRTYLLDFRSIDDEITEAKSGTATPQRSGSVSNYRACQRNDSDAEAQGKSSEASLTSSVTSLDSSPVDLTPRPGSHTIEFFEMCANLIKILAQ, via the exons ATGCGCAGACTCAGTTCCTGGAGAAAGATGGCGACAGCCGAGAAGCAGAAACACGACGGGCGGGTGAAGATCGGCCACTACATCCTGGGGGACACGCTGGGGGTCGGGACCTTCGGGAAAGTGAAGG TTGGCAAACATGAATTGACTGGGCATAAAGTTGCTGTGAAGATACTCAATCGACAGAAGATTCGAAGCCTTGACGTAGTAGGAAAAATCCGCAGAGAGATTCAGAACCTCAAGCTTTTCAGGCATCCTCATATAATTAAACT GTACCAGGTCATCAGTACACCATCTGATATTTTCATGGTGATGGAATATGTCTCAGGAGGAGAGCTATTTGATTATATCTGTAAAAATGGAAGG AAATCTGATGTACCTGGAATAGTAAGAACAGGCTCCATGAAGGAG CTGGATGAAAAAGAAAGTCGACGTCTGTTCCAACAAATCCTTTCTGGTGTGGATTACTGTCACAGGCACATGGTGGTGCACAGAGATTTGAAACCTGAAAATGTCCTGCTTGATGCACACATGAATGCAAAGATAGCTGATTTTG GTCTTTCAAACATGATGTCAGATGGTGAATTTTTAAGAACAAGTTGTGGCTCACCCAACTATGCGGCACCGGAAGTAATTTCAGGAAG ACTGTATGCTGGCCCAGAGGTAGATATATGGAGTAGTGGCGTTATTCTCTATGCTTTACTGTGTGGAACCCTTCCATTTGATGATGATCATGTGCCAACTCTTTTTAAGAAGATATGTGATGGGATCTTTTATACCCCTCAGTATTTAAATCCTTCCGTGATTAGCCTTTTGAAACATATGCTGCAGGTGGATCCCATGAAGAGAGCCACAATCAAAGATATCAG GGAACATGAATGGTTTAAACAGGACCTTCCAAAATATCTCTTTCCTGAGGATCCATCATATAGTTCAACCATGATTGATGATGAAGCCTTAAAAGAAGTGTGTGAAAAATTCGAATGCTCAGAAGAGGAGGTTCTCAGCTGCCTTTATAACAGAAATCACCAGGACCCTTTGGCAGTCGCCTACCACCTCATAATAGATAACAGAAGAATAATGAATGAGGCCAAAGATTTTTACTTGGCAACAAGCCCGCCTGATTCTTTTCTGGATGATCACCATTTGACTCGGCCCCACCCTGAAAGAGTACCATTCCTGGTTGCTGAAACACCAAGGGCACGCCATACACTTGATGAATTAAATCCACAGAAATCCAAACACCAAGGTGTAAGGAAAGCAAAATGGCATTTGGGAATTAGAAGTCAAAGTCGACCGAATGATATTATGGCAGAAGTTTGTAGAGCAATTAAACAGCTGGATTATGAATGGAAG GTTGTAAACCCGTATTATTTGCGTGTTCGAAGGAAGAATCCCGTGACAAGTACATACTCCAAAATGAGCCTACAGTTATACCAAGTGGATAGTAGAACATACTTACTGGATTTCCGTAGTATTGACG ATGAAATTACTGAAGCCAAATCAGGGACTGCTACGCCACAGAGATCGGGCTCAGTTAGCAACTATCgagcttgccaaaggaatgactCAGATGCTGAGGCTCAAGGAAAATCCTCAGAAGCTTCTCTTACCTCATCTGTCACCTCACTTGACTCTTCTCCTGTTGACTTAACTCCAAGACCTGGAAGTCACACAATAGAATTTTTTGAGATGTGTGCGAATCTAATTAAAATTCTTGCACAGTAA
- the PRKAA1 gene encoding 5'-AMP-activated protein kinase catalytic subunit alpha-1 isoform X3: MVVHRDLKPENVLLDAHMNAKIADFGLSNMMSDGEFLRTSCGSPNYAAPEVISGRLYAGPEVDIWSSGVILYALLCGTLPFDDDHVPTLFKKICDGIFYTPQYLNPSVISLLKHMLQVDPMKRATIKDIREHEWFKQDLPKYLFPEDPSYSSTMIDDEALKEVCEKFECSEEEVLSCLYNRNHQDPLAVAYHLIIDNRRIMNEAKDFYLATSPPDSFLDDHHLTRPHPERVPFLVAETPRARHTLDELNPQKSKHQGVRKAKWHLGIRSQSRPNDIMAEVCRAIKQLDYEWKVVNPYYLRVRRKNPVTSTYSKMSLQLYQVDSRTYLLDFRSIDDEITEAKSGTATPQRSGSVSNYRACQRNDSDAEAQGKSSEASLTSSVTSLDSSPVDLTPRPGSHTIEFFEMCANLIKILAQ, from the exons ATGGTGGTGCACAGAGATTTGAAACCTGAAAATGTCCTGCTTGATGCACACATGAATGCAAAGATAGCTGATTTTG GTCTTTCAAACATGATGTCAGATGGTGAATTTTTAAGAACAAGTTGTGGCTCACCCAACTATGCGGCACCGGAAGTAATTTCAGGAAG ACTGTATGCTGGCCCAGAGGTAGATATATGGAGTAGTGGCGTTATTCTCTATGCTTTACTGTGTGGAACCCTTCCATTTGATGATGATCATGTGCCAACTCTTTTTAAGAAGATATGTGATGGGATCTTTTATACCCCTCAGTATTTAAATCCTTCCGTGATTAGCCTTTTGAAACATATGCTGCAGGTGGATCCCATGAAGAGAGCCACAATCAAAGATATCAG GGAACATGAATGGTTTAAACAGGACCTTCCAAAATATCTCTTTCCTGAGGATCCATCATATAGTTCAACCATGATTGATGATGAAGCCTTAAAAGAAGTGTGTGAAAAATTCGAATGCTCAGAAGAGGAGGTTCTCAGCTGCCTTTATAACAGAAATCACCAGGACCCTTTGGCAGTCGCCTACCACCTCATAATAGATAACAGAAGAATAATGAATGAGGCCAAAGATTTTTACTTGGCAACAAGCCCGCCTGATTCTTTTCTGGATGATCACCATTTGACTCGGCCCCACCCTGAAAGAGTACCATTCCTGGTTGCTGAAACACCAAGGGCACGCCATACACTTGATGAATTAAATCCACAGAAATCCAAACACCAAGGTGTAAGGAAAGCAAAATGGCATTTGGGAATTAGAAGTCAAAGTCGACCGAATGATATTATGGCAGAAGTTTGTAGAGCAATTAAACAGCTGGATTATGAATGGAAG GTTGTAAACCCGTATTATTTGCGTGTTCGAAGGAAGAATCCCGTGACAAGTACATACTCCAAAATGAGCCTACAGTTATACCAAGTGGATAGTAGAACATACTTACTGGATTTCCGTAGTATTGACG ATGAAATTACTGAAGCCAAATCAGGGACTGCTACGCCACAGAGATCGGGCTCAGTTAGCAACTATCgagcttgccaaaggaatgactCAGATGCTGAGGCTCAAGGAAAATCCTCAGAAGCTTCTCTTACCTCATCTGTCACCTCACTTGACTCTTCTCCTGTTGACTTAACTCCAAGACCTGGAAGTCACACAATAGAATTTTTTGAGATGTGTGCGAATCTAATTAAAATTCTTGCACAGTAA